The proteins below are encoded in one region of Ferruginibacter lapsinanis:
- a CDS encoding circularly permuted type 2 ATP-grasp protein: MQTSELLQSYLVDTNTWDEMYKNATVREQYKKAVDFLQQLSVEELNKKEELAKRLFMSQGITFTVYSSGEGIEKIFPFDIIPRIITAAEWDYIEKGIKQRLKALNLFLKDIYSTQFIIKDGVVPAEMIYSCPHYLREMHNFPVPYDIYVHISGIDLIRNSDGSFYILEDNLRTPSGVSYMLENREITKRLFPDLLPQNNVRSVTEYPNILHRNLVSLSPRQIYNPTIVLLTPGIYNSAYFEHTTLARLMGVELVEGKDLVVDNHKVFMKTTSGLQQVDVIYRRVDDEYLDPLAFDANSLLGVAGLMSAYRKGNVAIVNAVGNGVADDKAIYTYVPSMIRYYLNEEPILKNVPTYHLERADERELVFNDITNMVIKKTNASGGYGMLMGSAASEKEIVEYKAEVLKNPREFIAQPIISLSTVPCYMNGKLQPRRVDLRPYALCGPDGIEIVPGGLTRVALKEGSMIVNSSQGGGSKDTWVLAT; this comes from the coding sequence ATGCAAACAAGTGAACTGCTGCAATCTTATTTGGTAGACACCAATACATGGGACGAAATGTACAAGAACGCTACCGTAAGAGAGCAGTACAAAAAGGCCGTCGATTTTTTACAGCAACTTTCTGTGGAGGAATTAAACAAAAAGGAAGAACTGGCCAAACGTTTGTTCATGAGCCAGGGTATTACTTTTACCGTATACAGCAGTGGCGAGGGAATTGAAAAGATATTCCCATTTGACATCATTCCCCGTATCATCACCGCCGCTGAATGGGATTATATCGAAAAAGGTATTAAACAACGCCTTAAAGCACTCAATCTTTTTTTAAAAGATATTTATAGCACACAATTCATTATTAAAGATGGGGTTGTGCCGGCTGAGATGATCTATAGCTGTCCGCACTACCTCAGAGAAATGCATAATTTCCCTGTGCCTTATGATATTTATGTACATATTTCAGGAATCGATCTTATCAGAAACAGTGATGGGAGTTTTTATATTTTAGAAGATAACCTGCGTACCCCTAGTGGCGTTAGTTATATGCTGGAAAACAGGGAGATCACCAAACGTCTTTTCCCTGACCTGCTACCACAGAATAACGTAAGGAGTGTTACGGAGTATCCTAACATATTGCACAGAAACCTTGTTTCACTTTCTCCAAGACAAATTTATAACCCCACAATTGTATTGCTCACTCCGGGTATATACAACTCTGCCTATTTTGAACATACCACATTAGCAAGATTAATGGGTGTTGAATTGGTGGAAGGAAAAGATCTGGTGGTAGATAATCATAAAGTGTTTATGAAAACCACCTCGGGATTGCAGCAAGTGGATGTTATTTATCGCCGTGTTGATGACGAATACCTTGATCCGTTAGCTTTTGATGCCAACAGTTTATTGGGTGTGGCAGGATTAATGAGCGCCTACCGAAAAGGTAATGTAGCTATTGTAAATGCTGTAGGTAATGGCGTTGCAGATGATAAAGCTATTTATACATATGTTCCTTCAATGATCAGGTATTACCTGAACGAGGAACCTATATTAAAAAATGTCCCTACCTATCATTTAGAAAGAGCTGATGAAAGAGAGCTTGTATTTAATGATATCACTAACATGGTTATTAAAAAAACCAATGCAAGCGGAGGATATGGAATGCTGATGGGTAGCGCCGCTAGCGAAAAAGAAATTGTTGAATACAAAGCAGAAGTGCTAAAAAATCCGAGAGAATTTATTGCACAACCAATTATAAGTTTATCAACAGTTCCTTGTTACATGAACGGAAAACTGCAACCTCGTAGAGTAGATCTCCGACCGTATGCATTGTGTGGGCCAGATGGAATTGAAATTGTTCCGGGAGGATTAACAAGGGTAGCACTTAAAGAAGGTTCTATGATCGTGAATTCTTCCCAGGGTGGAGGCAGTAAAGACACATGGGTGTTGGCAACATAA
- the kdsB gene encoding 3-deoxy-manno-octulosonate cytidylyltransferase: MKKIAMIPARYAATRFPAKLMQRLGSKTVIQHTYDNTVATGLFDDVVVVTDSDIIYNEITINGGKAIMSKKEHESGSDRIAEAVADMNVDIVVNVQGDEPFVQKEPLEKLLQVFDDNSVQVASLMQVLKEQKFIEDPNYVKVAVDKNMNSLMFSRSVIPYHRDKTVTPVYYEHIGVYGFRKQALLNFTNWEITPLEAAEKIECLRYLEKGIPLKMIVTEYMGVEIDTPEDLERATKLLN, from the coding sequence ATGAAAAAAATAGCGATGATACCGGCTAGGTATGCGGCCACCAGGTTTCCCGCCAAACTAATGCAACGTTTAGGGAGCAAAACGGTAATACAACATACTTACGATAATACTGTAGCGACGGGGCTTTTCGACGATGTAGTAGTAGTAACGGACAGTGATATTATTTATAATGAGATCACTATCAACGGAGGTAAAGCCATAATGAGTAAAAAAGAACATGAGAGTGGCAGCGATAGAATAGCGGAGGCTGTGGCTGATATGAATGTTGATATTGTGGTAAATGTGCAGGGAGATGAACCTTTTGTACAAAAGGAGCCATTAGAAAAATTATTACAGGTTTTTGATGATAACAGTGTTCAGGTGGCATCGTTGATGCAGGTGTTGAAAGAGCAAAAATTTATTGAAGACCCTAATTATGTAAAAGTAGCGGTAGATAAAAATATGAACTCATTGATGTTCAGCCGTAGTGTGATACCTTATCATAGAGATAAAACGGTTACACCGGTTTATTATGAGCATATAGGTGTATATGGCTTCAGAAAACAAGCCCTGCTAAATTTTACCAACTGGGAGATAACACCTTTGGAAGCCGCCGAAAAAATTGAATGCCTTCGTTATCTGGAAAAAGGTATTCCGCTGAAAATGATCGTAACAGAATATATGGGAGTTGAGATCGATACGCCTGAGGATCTGGAAAGGGCGACGAAATTGCTTAATTAG
- a CDS encoding GH3 family domain-containing protein: MYYLRDSTLRMGYFDIKLPKSIARALNLPISDPRRQQLKVLKKLLRKARFTQFGQEYKFDEILLSRHLGKKFQQLVPCYDYSKLYADWWHKAKDGVPDVCWPGVIKYFALSSGTSEAASKFIPITKELIRSNTITSFKQLLSLAKYEDVPKSAIGKGWMILGGSTQLQKGPTYFAGDLSGIQQKNIPFWFQGLGLYKPGKKIAKEKDWSKKIEEIVENAPSWDIGFIVGVPAWLQICMEKIIERYQLDNIHDMWPNLAFYVHGGVALEPYKKGFEKLLGKPITYIETYLASEGFLAYQNRQDAVGMHLALNNNIFFEFVPFDDNNFDADGNMVDNPEAYMIHEIEENKDYSILISTNAGTWRYAIGDTVRLVDKEKSEIIITGRTKHFLSLVGEHLSVDNMNKAIEMVSEELNISIPEFTVAGVPHGLFFAHQWYIASNDVIDTEDLRRRIDEKIKELNDDYEVERRHALKDVYVTVLPEQTFMDFMKSKGKMGGQHKFPRVLKGKMLEDWKKFLQSQMVS; the protein is encoded by the coding sequence TTGTACTACTTAAGAGACTCAACCTTACGAATGGGCTATTTTGATATTAAACTTCCTAAAAGCATTGCCAGGGCACTCAATCTGCCTATAAGCGATCCGAGACGACAGCAGTTAAAAGTGCTGAAGAAGTTGTTGCGTAAAGCCAGGTTCACCCAATTCGGACAGGAATACAAATTTGATGAAATATTGTTGAGTCGCCATTTGGGGAAAAAATTTCAACAATTAGTTCCTTGTTACGATTACAGTAAGCTTTATGCAGACTGGTGGCATAAAGCCAAAGATGGCGTTCCTGATGTTTGCTGGCCGGGTGTAATAAAATATTTTGCCTTAAGTAGCGGTACCAGCGAAGCTGCCAGTAAGTTTATTCCGATTACCAAAGAACTGATACGCAGTAATACCATTACCAGCTTCAAACAATTACTCAGTTTAGCAAAATACGAAGATGTACCCAAAAGTGCAATAGGAAAAGGATGGATGATCCTGGGAGGCAGCACACAACTTCAAAAAGGGCCAACTTATTTTGCCGGAGACCTGAGTGGTATTCAACAAAAGAATATTCCTTTCTGGTTTCAGGGATTAGGTTTATACAAACCCGGTAAGAAAATTGCCAAAGAAAAAGACTGGAGCAAAAAAATCGAAGAGATAGTAGAGAATGCGCCAAGTTGGGATATTGGTTTTATTGTAGGCGTTCCTGCATGGTTACAGATATGCATGGAAAAGATCATCGAGCGTTACCAGTTAGATAATATTCATGACATGTGGCCTAATCTTGCATTTTATGTGCATGGTGGGGTAGCCTTAGAACCATATAAAAAGGGATTTGAAAAACTGTTGGGCAAGCCTATCACCTACATCGAAACTTATTTGGCAAGTGAAGGTTTTTTAGCTTACCAAAACAGGCAGGATGCAGTAGGAATGCACCTTGCATTAAACAATAACATCTTCTTCGAATTTGTTCCTTTTGATGATAATAACTTTGATGCTGATGGAAACATGGTGGATAACCCTGAAGCATACATGATTCATGAGATAGAGGAAAATAAAGATTATTCTATTTTGATCAGTACCAATGCCGGCACATGGCGTTATGCCATAGGCGATACAGTTAGACTGGTTGATAAAGAAAAAAGTGAGATCATTATTACAGGAAGGACCAAACATTTCTTGAGCCTGGTTGGAGAGCATTTAAGTGTAGACAATATGAATAAAGCCATCGAAATGGTGAGTGAAGAACTGAATATTTCTATTCCTGAATTTACTGTTGCCGGTGTTCCTCATGGTTTATTTTTTGCCCATCAGTGGTACATAGCTTCCAACGATGTCATAGATACAGAAGATCTGCGCAGACGTATAGACGAAAAGATAAAAGAACTGAATGACGATTATGAAGTGGAAAGACGTCATGCTTTAAAAGATGTTTACGTTACCGTTCTGCCAGAACAAACCTTTATGGATTTCATGAAATCTAAAGGCAAGATGGGAGGCCAACACAAATTTCCTCGTGTATTAAAAGGTAAGATGCTGGAAGACTGGAAAAAATTCTTACAAAGCCAGATGGTAAGCTAA